In Prunus dulcis chromosome 2, ALMONDv2, whole genome shotgun sequence, a single genomic region encodes these proteins:
- the LOC117618800 gene encoding LIM domain-containing protein WLIM2b: MSFIGTQQKCKACEKTVYPVEELSADGVSYHKACFKCTHCKGTLKLSNYSSMEGVLYCKPHFEQLFKETGNFNKNFQSPAKSAEKLTPELTRSPSKAASMFSGTQEKCATCGKTAYPLEKVTVESQAYHKSCFKCSHGGCPITPSNYAALEGILYCKHHFSQLFKEKGSYNHLIKSASIKRAAAAAASIPEA, from the exons ATGTCTTTCATTGGCACCCAGCAGAAATGCAAGGCTTGTGAAAAGACAGTTTACCCAGTAGAGGAACTCTCTGCGGATGGTGTGTCCTACCACAAGGCTTGCTTCAAATGCACCCACTGCAAAGGGACTTTGAAG CTGAGCAATTATTCCTCAATGGAAGGTGTTCTGTACTGTAAGCCCCACTTCGAACAACTCTTCAAGGAGACTGGCAATTTCAACAAGAACTTTCAGTCAC CGGCAAAGTCAGCTGAGAAGTTAACTCCAGAGCTG ACTAGATCACCTAGCAAAGCTGCTAGCATGTTTTCTGGAACACAAGAAAAATGTGCTACTTGTGGTAAAACCGCTTATCCACTGGAGAAG GTGACAGTGGAGAGCCAGGCCTATCACAAGTCGTGTTTTAAGTGTTCTCATGGCGGCTGTCCTATTACTCCATCAAATTATGCTGCCCTGGAAGGCATTTTATACTGCAAGCACCATTTCTCCCAGCTTTTCAAGGAGAAGGGGAGCTACAACCATCTTATTAAGTCTGCATCGATTAAGCgcgcagcagcagcagcagcatccATTCCAGAAGCATAA
- the LOC117618843 gene encoding uncharacterized protein At2g39910, with the protein MSESSSTLCELLIQLSEPISESLSKAQCTQPEGTNVSLKALLEPLLPHKQPPPSPNFNDTQLHSSIRDFTFACALLSSSQSFIHDLLSWIPKHLSAAADLAFLKLSKAYSMAYSKKNNEKISELGLNCGSVPEEKRLLIELMPEVLPLLKNRIKESSIDKSEDCDEVSAASARVPVGFAIAAAYQFRWFVTQIDYPHLGKLSALVIPCALTALDHWSPEIKGQGMLSFIHIAKNVYAAELGWYQDVILDACCQNIASSDEIWHLVVEMSVLIVTCTQQSNPRSAWFDRMLKEMLSHLERQPRNKERRVAWLRHIEPLFNGVGLVLLAHFRRIFPLFFQWMHADDDETVLLVLKQIETIIKLTWIRNTQYVERLVDELAALYKEAALKRSREEIRNLVIRILILLHQCKGMQFETVWDKHRDDPNLASIVPSLGETKTTMVAQ; encoded by the exons ATGTCGGAATCGTCCTCAACCCTCTGCGAGCTTCTCATCCA ATTATCGGAGCCAATCTCCGAATCTCTGAGCAAAGCTCAGTGCACTCAACCAGAGGGCACCAACGTCTCCTTGAAAGCCCTACTGGAACCTCTCCTCCCTCACAAACAACCTCCACCAAGCCCTAACTTCAACGACACTCAACTCCACTCCTCAATCAGGGACTTCACCTTCGCCTGTGCCTTACTCTCCTCCTCTCAATCCTTTATCCACGACCTCCTCTCATGGATCCCCAAACACCTCTCGGCCGCTGCAGACTTGGCGTTTCTCAAACTTTCAAAAGCATATTCCATGGCTTACAGTAAAAAGAATAACGAGAAGATTTCTGAATTGGGATTAAATTGTGGTTCGGTTCCTGAGGAGAAGAGGTTACTGATAGAATTGATGCCTGAGGTTCTTCCATTGTTGAAGAACAGGATTAAGGAGAGCTCCATCGATAAATCGGAGGATTGCGATGAGGTCTCAGCGGCCTCAGCGAGAGTGCCCGTTGGCTTTGCCATTGCGGCTGCTTATCAGTTTAGGTGGTTTGTTACACAG ATTGATTATCCTCATTTGGGAAAGTTGTCTGCTTTGGTTATTCCTTGTGCTTTAACGGCTCTCGATCACTGGTCCCCTGAGATCAAA GGGCAGGGCATGCTTAGCTTTATACATATTGCGAAAAATGTGTATGCTGCTGAGCTTGGTTGGTATCAAGATGTGATTCTTGATGCATGCTGCCAGAATATTGCTTCTAGTGATGAGATATGGCATCTTGTGGTGGAGATGTCCGTACTTATTGTGACTTGTACCCAGCAAAGTAATCCTCGTAGTGCATG GTTTGATAGGATGCTAAAGGAGATGTTAAGTCACTTGGAGCGCCAACCTAGGAACAAGGAGCGCCGTGTTGCATGGCTTCGTCATATAGAGCCACTTTTTAATGGTGTTGGTCTGGTGTTACTAGCTCATTTCAGGCGCATTTTCCCTCTTTTCTTTCAGTGGATGCATGCTGATGATGACGAGACTGTTTTACTG GTTCTCAAACAGATTGAAACAATTATAAAGCTAACGTGGATTAGGAACACACAGTATGTGGAAAG GTTGGTGGATGAACTTGCTGCTTTGTACAAGGAAGCAGCATTGAAAAGGTCTCGTGAAGAAATTAGAAATCTTGTTATTCGGATACTGATCCTGCTCCACCA ATGCAAAGGAATGCAGTTTGAAACAGTCTGGGACAAGCACAGAGATGATCCAAACTTGGCAAGCATTGTTCCCTCTTTGggtgaaacaaaaacaacaatg GTTGCCCAATGA